The segment AACACGTGAACCCTTACATGGACATAATTACCGTGTCGAATTTCGCGGCAATGCTCTCGAATTAGAAAGTGATATGGTTTTTGATTTTCTAGATATAAAACCAATTGTACGAGAAGTATGTGATTCATTGGACCACAAGCTTCTTCTACCGGGAGAAAATCCTCAAATCAATATTATTCAAGAGGATAGAACCTTAAGATTGGAATGCCCCGATGGAGATATCTTTCAATTTCCCACAAGCGATGTTTTAATATTACCTATAGAGAATACAAGTGCTGAAAGAATTGCGATTTATATTTGTCATGAGGTAAAAAAAA is part of the Halobacteriovoraceae bacterium genome and harbors:
- a CDS encoding 6-carboxytetrahydropterin synthase; the protein is MSTPFSISVYKQYFNFASSHFLIFKDGTREPLHGHNYRVEFRGNALELESDMVFDFLDIKPIVREVCDSLDHKLLLPGENPQINIIQEDRTLRLECPDGDIFQFPTSDVLILPIENTSAERIAIYICHEVKKIVKERFEFEFESLQIEVEETPGQSAIYSYQKRIH